The Leadbettera azotonutricia ZAS-9 genome has a window encoding:
- a CDS encoding ABC transporter ATP-binding protein: protein MEIKQNSIEAKNLACGYGGKAVITELDFVLNRGEILCILGPNGSGKTTLFKTLLGFLPPLNGEILAGGENIKTWSRKKLAEKIAYVPQAHTPPFPYTVEDVILMGRTVRFDNHRNPQKKDYEKADEIMSLLGIGDFKYRLYTQISGGERQLVLIARALAQEPEFLIMDEPASSLDFGNQMRLLKHIISLKETGAGILMTSHHPDHVFLCASRVMLIREGKSFAAGTCDKVLTEENLKAVYGIDIKVISTAAGDGRIIRSCIADFS, encoded by the coding sequence ATGGAAATAAAGCAAAACAGCATAGAGGCAAAAAATCTTGCCTGCGGATATGGGGGTAAGGCTGTTATAACTGAACTTGATTTTGTTCTTAACCGGGGAGAAATTCTTTGCATACTGGGACCCAATGGATCTGGAAAAACGACTCTCTTCAAAACCCTTCTGGGTTTTTTACCTCCTTTGAATGGAGAGATTCTTGCAGGCGGAGAGAACATAAAAACATGGTCCCGAAAAAAACTGGCCGAAAAAATTGCCTATGTACCCCAGGCGCACACCCCCCCCTTCCCCTATACAGTGGAAGATGTAATCCTTATGGGCAGGACTGTCCGTTTTGACAATCACCGAAACCCCCAAAAAAAGGATTATGAAAAGGCTGATGAGATTATGTCACTGTTGGGGATAGGGGATTTCAAATACCGGCTCTATACGCAAATAAGCGGCGGCGAGCGGCAGCTTGTCCTGATTGCACGGGCGCTGGCGCAGGAACCGGAATTTCTCATCATGGATGAGCCGGCATCCAGCCTGGATTTTGGCAACCAGATGCGGCTTCTCAAACATATTATCAGCCTTAAAGAAACCGGGGCAGGCATCCTGATGACAAGCCACCACCCGGATCATGTTTTTCTTTGTGCCTCACGGGTCATGTTAATCAGAGAAGGCAAATCTTTCGCCGCAGGAACCTGTGATAAAGTACTGACTGAAGAAAACCTCAAGGCCGTCTATGGTATCGACATCAAGGTTATAAGTACCGCCGCCGGGGATGGCAGAATCATTCGATCCTGTATTGCCGATTTTTCGTAA
- a CDS encoding FecCD family ABC transporter permease: MKEIKAVTGRRKNLLMALLMILPLGAAVFSLFIGRYHITPEEFARAIAAFINSGINTNNAETVIFKVRFPRIIAAALAGGSLAAAGLAYQIVFRNPLASPDVLGASAGAGFGACIAIIAGASPLVIQGTAFLSGLAAVGLTCLICGRLGRGEAVLYILAGMVINAVFHAGIGLVKYTADPYSQLQTITFWLMGSMTLIELSQLPILALGTVIGMIPLILFRWKLNLLSFDDTESSSLGLDTVPFRLLIIAASTLLCSVATATCGMVGWVGLMVPHIARSLTGANTRYLLPASFLIGSAYLIFIDDIARIMLSIELPLGVLTAIIGVPVFIVLLVKGQGKWK; encoded by the coding sequence GTGAAGGAAATAAAAGCTGTAACCGGCCGCAGGAAAAATCTGCTTATGGCATTGCTCATGATCCTCCCCTTGGGAGCAGCGGTTTTTTCCCTTTTCATCGGAAGGTATCATATTACCCCTGAAGAGTTTGCCAGGGCTATAGCAGCTTTTATAAATTCCGGGATAAATACCAACAACGCCGAAACGGTAATCTTTAAGGTACGGTTCCCCCGGATTATCGCCGCTGCCCTTGCCGGGGGGAGCCTTGCCGCTGCGGGATTGGCCTATCAGATCGTATTCCGCAATCCCCTTGCCTCGCCGGATGTACTTGGCGCTTCCGCAGGGGCAGGCTTCGGAGCCTGTATTGCCATCATCGCGGGCGCATCTCCCCTGGTAATTCAGGGAACGGCTTTTCTGTCGGGCCTTGCAGCGGTAGGCTTAACCTGTCTTATCTGCGGCAGACTGGGCCGTGGCGAGGCGGTGCTATACATCCTTGCAGGAATGGTGATCAACGCGGTCTTTCATGCAGGCATAGGTTTGGTTAAATATACTGCCGATCCCTACAGCCAGCTTCAGACCATCACCTTTTGGCTTATGGGCAGCATGACCCTGATAGAACTATCCCAACTGCCCATTCTGGCCCTGGGAACAGTAATAGGCATGATTCCCTTAATCCTTTTCCGCTGGAAACTCAACCTCCTCAGCTTTGATGATACTGAATCTTCAAGTTTGGGATTGGACACTGTCCCTTTCCGGCTGCTCATTATTGCTGCCTCTACCCTCCTCTGTTCAGTTGCAACAGCAACTTGCGGCATGGTGGGTTGGGTGGGGCTCATGGTACCTCACATTGCCCGCAGCTTGACCGGGGCCAATACCCGGTATCTTCTTCCTGCTTCCTTTTTAATTGGCAGTGCATACTTAATATTTATCGATGACATTGCCCGGATTATGCTCTCCATCGAATTACCTCTGGGGGTGCTTACTGCCATTATAGGCGTACCGGTATTCATCGTCTTGCTGGTGAAGGGACAGGGCAAATGGAAATAA
- a CDS encoding FecCD family ABC transporter permease encodes MHHIPIEGIPSRNPVLPGSGIAGLVYRRRACFLTVLLIPAAVIVFLLSVASGRYAIPLGEIFSVIAGRGEGISRRISAIVLNVRIPRGAAALLAGMGLSASGAAYQSLFRNPMASPDILGAAAGASFGAALGILINQGNAAIQFLAFVGGIAAVGLTCLINGIVNRRQPGLIMLLLSGMAVGGLFTALVSVVKYFADPDNQLPALTFWLMGGLAGVEGGQVRTAGIIIVLCLLIMHFKRWTLNLLSFEDDESQSMGVSLRREQGIVIILSTLLCSASISLCGPVGWVGLLVPHTARMLAGSNNRDMFPLAVLLGGIYMMIMDDIARNAAMVEIPLGILTALIGAPFFIVLLFRGNYFKE; translated from the coding sequence TTGCACCATATTCCCATTGAAGGCATCCCGTCCCGCAATCCGGTTTTGCCGGGATCGGGAATAGCAGGACTGGTATACCGCAGACGAGCCTGTTTTTTAACTGTCCTCCTTATTCCTGCTGCCGTTATAGTATTTCTGCTTTCAGTTGCATCAGGCCGCTATGCTATACCCTTGGGAGAAATCTTCTCGGTGATCGCAGGCAGGGGGGAGGGTATTTCTCGCCGGATTAGTGCCATAGTGCTTAATGTGCGGATTCCCCGGGGGGCCGCAGCCCTGCTCGCAGGAATGGGGCTTTCAGCTTCCGGCGCCGCATACCAAAGCCTTTTCCGCAATCCCATGGCATCTCCGGATATTTTGGGCGCTGCAGCGGGGGCCTCTTTCGGGGCGGCGTTGGGCATACTTATTAATCAGGGGAACGCGGCCATTCAGTTTCTTGCCTTTGTCGGTGGAATTGCCGCAGTGGGTTTGACCTGCCTCATTAACGGCATAGTAAACCGGAGGCAGCCAGGGCTTATCATGCTGCTCCTTTCGGGAATGGCGGTAGGCGGTCTTTTTACTGCACTGGTATCGGTAGTAAAATATTTTGCCGATCCTGACAATCAGCTTCCGGCCCTTACCTTCTGGCTTATGGGAGGCCTTGCGGGAGTGGAAGGCGGACAGGTCCGCACCGCAGGCATAATCATAGTGCTCTGTCTTTTGATTATGCATTTTAAGCGCTGGACGCTGAATCTGCTCTCCTTTGAAGATGATGAAAGTCAATCCATGGGGGTTTCCCTCAGACGGGAACAGGGTATAGTCATAATCCTTTCTACCCTGCTCTGTTCGGCTTCTATTTCTCTCTGCGGTCCTGTTGGATGGGTAGGGCTTCTTGTTCCACATACCGCCCGGATGCTGGCTGGTTCCAATAATCGGGATATGTTTCCCCTGGCGGTCCTTTTGGGAGGTATATACATGATGATTATGGATGATATTGCCCGGAACGCCGCAATGGTGGAAATCCCCCTGGGGATATTAACCGCCCTCATCGGGGCTCCCTTTTTTATCGTTCTCCTTTTTAGGGGAAATTATTTTAAGGAATAA
- a CDS encoding ABC transporter substrate-binding protein, protein MILIILLGVPLFARGSAQGIRQPLPSRPEIPPGWKPFTIIDMGGREALIERPVQRVYAINLIGDTFIRAIDISKAAGWANPYTRDEKRYMGKYAQLPMLGGWMGSSPTANLEELVKADIDVIFVTAAALKIGPAEHSMADTIQSQTGITTVLISNNLYDTGNALRLMGKVMELEERGELLAAYCDTELAKMETALAKISEKERKRIYYAEGIQGLHTDPSGSSHAQIFDFMRAINVADVEEFTGNGMHGQGAVSLEQVIAWDPEIILRNTTMTQANPSAAVQAILQNPDWAGIKAVKERKVYLTPLLPTNWVDRPPSINRILGMKWLANLFYPDHFSFDMRSEAKEYFRLFYNLELNNEELDHILGNN, encoded by the coding sequence ATGATTCTGATCATACTCTTGGGCGTGCCTCTTTTTGCCAGGGGATCAGCTCAAGGCATTCGGCAGCCTTTGCCCTCGCGTCCCGAGATCCCGCCGGGATGGAAGCCTTTTACCATTATTGATATGGGAGGCAGGGAAGCGCTTATCGAAAGGCCGGTACAAAGGGTATATGCCATAAATCTCATTGGCGATACTTTTATCCGAGCCATAGACATAAGCAAAGCTGCAGGCTGGGCCAATCCTTATACCAGGGATGAAAAAAGATATATGGGTAAATACGCTCAACTCCCCATGTTGGGAGGATGGATGGGATCAAGCCCCACCGCCAACCTTGAGGAACTGGTCAAGGCCGATATTGATGTGATTTTTGTTACCGCCGCGGCCCTAAAAATAGGACCAGCGGAACATTCCATGGCGGATACTATTCAGAGCCAGACCGGAATAACTACGGTGCTCATATCCAATAACCTTTATGATACGGGAAACGCTTTGAGGCTTATGGGAAAGGTGATGGAGCTGGAAGAAAGAGGAGAGCTGCTGGCCGCCTACTGCGATACCGAACTTGCTAAAATGGAAACAGCTCTGGCAAAAATAAGCGAAAAGGAACGGAAGCGTATCTATTATGCCGAGGGCATCCAGGGGCTGCACACGGACCCCTCGGGTTCTTCTCACGCCCAGATTTTTGATTTTATGAGGGCTATCAATGTGGCGGATGTGGAGGAATTTACGGGTAATGGCATGCATGGCCAGGGGGCAGTATCTCTTGAGCAGGTTATCGCCTGGGACCCGGAGATTATTTTGCGGAACACTACCATGACGCAGGCAAATCCTTCTGCCGCAGTACAGGCCATCCTGCAAAACCCTGACTGGGCGGGGATTAAGGCAGTAAAAGAACGGAAAGTTTATCTTACCCCCCTTCTGCCGACTAACTGGGTAGACCGGCCGCCTTCGATCAACCGTATTCTTGGGATGAAGTGGCTGGCCAACCTTTTTTATCCTGATCATTTCTCCTTTGATATGAGAAGCGAAGCAAAAGAATATTTCCGCCTCTTTTATAATCTTGAATTAAACAATGAAGAGCTGGATCATATTTTAGGAAATAATTAA